In one Mucilaginibacter ginsenosidivorax genomic region, the following are encoded:
- a CDS encoding phosphonate degradation HD-domain oxygenase, protein MAYSAYNPQAVVKEVFSLYEKYGDEDYIGEPVSQLEHMSQAAALAKAEGFDDEVILAAFFHDIGHLCAEDGEAESMNGMGNVDHEQIGADFLLERGFSERVAALVQGHVIAKRYLTFKYPEYYNRLSDASKATLNFQGGVMTADEAADFELNPDAELIVRLRYWDDMAKEMNTPVDNIDYLKSIALAHLQQVNP, encoded by the coding sequence ATGGCATATTCTGCATATAACCCCCAGGCAGTGGTGAAAGAAGTATTTTCTCTTTATGAAAAATATGGCGACGAAGATTATATAGGCGAACCTGTTTCGCAACTGGAGCACATGTCGCAGGCGGCAGCCCTGGCTAAAGCCGAGGGCTTTGACGACGAAGTAATACTGGCTGCTTTTTTTCATGACATTGGCCATTTATGTGCCGAGGACGGCGAAGCCGAAAGTATGAACGGCATGGGCAATGTTGATCACGAACAAATTGGCGCCGATTTTTTGCTGGAGCGTGGTTTTTCCGAACGGGTTGCTGCCCTGGTGCAAGGACACGTAATTGCCAAAAGATACCTCACCTTTAAATACCCTGAATACTACAACCGATTATCAGACGCCAGCAAAGCTACCCTTAATTTCCAGGGCGGCGTAATGACTGCTGATGAAGCCGCCGACTTTGAGCTAAACCCTGATGCTGAGCTGATTGTAAGGCTCAGGTACTGGGACGATATGGCCAAAGAAATGAATACACCTGTTGATAACATCGACTATCTGAAGAGTATTGCACTGGCTCATTTACAACAGGTTAATCCCTAA
- a CDS encoding helix-turn-helix domain-containing protein — protein MEQDILIQISNRIKERRREKNITVQELAIRANVSKGLISQIENSRTIPSLIVLIDIIKALEIDMNEFFKDIRSKSNYFPVLIKRKNEYEHFEKEHASGFHYHRIFTQSISRSTVDIVVLDLMPGSSRPMVTTEAFEYKYILSGDVEYHFDDYKVLLNQGDSMLFDGRLPHTPKNPGTNTASMLVVYFFEEKK, from the coding sequence ATGGAACAAGACATACTGATACAAATCAGTAACCGGATAAAGGAACGCCGCCGCGAAAAAAATATAACCGTACAGGAACTGGCCATACGCGCCAACGTAAGTAAAGGACTGATATCGCAAATTGAAAATAGCCGTACCATACCATCACTCATCGTACTGATAGATATTATTAAAGCGCTGGAGATTGATATGAACGAATTTTTTAAAGATATCCGGTCGAAAAGTAATTATTTTCCGGTACTTATTAAACGTAAAAACGAGTACGAGCATTTTGAAAAAGAACATGCTTCGGGTTTTCATTACCACAGGATATTTACGCAATCCATCAGCCGGTCAACAGTTGATATTGTTGTGCTCGACCTTATGCCCGGTTCATCGCGGCCAATGGTTACCACCGAAGCTTTTGAATATAAATATATTTTAAGCGGCGATGTGGAGTATCATTTTGATGACTACAAGGTGCTACTAAACCAGGGCGATTCGATGCTGTTTGATGGCCGCTTACCGCACACACCTAAAAATCCGGGCACTAACACAGCAAGCATGCTGGTAGTTTATTTTTTTGAGGAAAAGAAGTGA
- a CDS encoding DUF5690 family protein produces the protein MVLIEQLRARVAKWPYSLMSVMAAVAAFGTYSCMYSFRKAFAAGTFTGQQYFHVDYKVWLVIAQVIGYMCSKFYGIKFIAEVNSKNRARYILALIGIAWMALLAFAVVPAPWNIIFLFVNGFPLGLIWGLVFGYLEGRRSTEFMASVLSISLIFASGFVKTVGRTLITGFHVNEYLMPFLTGAVFALPLLFFVGCMELIPPPTPEDRALRAERVPMNANERKQFIIRFLPGIILTLIVYVLLTIMRDVRDNFEVEIWASLGVKDNSIFTTTDIKISVVVLVAMSLLILIKRNLLAFSIIHVMIIGGCILVGGSTILFSSHMITAPVWMIMVGLGLYLGYVPYNAVFFERMIASFHYKSNVGFIMYVADSVGYLGSVSVLLVKELGRPNISWGQFFKEGVMIVAVVGCICGVLSLLYFLQSAKADKSKLKSQNSKTSDDLLQMI, from the coding sequence ATGGTATTAATAGAACAGTTAAGAGCCAGGGTAGCCAAATGGCCTTATTCGCTGATGTCGGTAATGGCGGCCGTTGCTGCGTTTGGTACCTACAGCTGTATGTATTCGTTCAGGAAAGCATTTGCCGCCGGTACGTTTACAGGTCAGCAATACTTCCATGTAGATTATAAGGTTTGGTTGGTTATTGCGCAGGTTATCGGGTACATGTGCAGCAAGTTTTACGGTATTAAATTTATCGCCGAAGTAAATAGCAAAAATAGGGCACGTTATATTTTAGCTTTAATAGGTATAGCCTGGATGGCACTACTTGCTTTTGCTGTTGTGCCTGCGCCATGGAATATTATTTTTCTTTTTGTTAACGGATTTCCACTTGGGCTAATCTGGGGTTTGGTTTTTGGGTACCTTGAAGGCCGCCGCTCCACCGAATTCATGGCATCGGTTTTATCTATCAGCCTGATATTTGCCTCGGGTTTTGTAAAAACAGTCGGCCGCACCTTGATAACCGGTTTCCATGTTAATGAATACCTGATGCCTTTTTTAACCGGAGCTGTATTTGCACTTCCACTACTGTTTTTTGTAGGCTGCATGGAATTGATACCGCCGCCCACCCCGGAAGACAGGGCATTGCGGGCCGAACGGGTGCCGATGAATGCGAATGAGCGTAAGCAATTTATTATACGTTTTTTGCCAGGTATTATACTAACCCTTATTGTTTACGTTTTGCTCACCATTATGCGCGATGTGCGCGATAATTTCGAGGTTGAGATTTGGGCCAGTTTGGGCGTTAAAGACAACTCAATATTTACCACAACCGATATTAAGATATCAGTTGTGGTACTTGTTGCCATGAGCTTGCTTATTTTGATAAAAAGAAATCTGCTTGCATTTAGTATCATCCATGTAATGATTATTGGCGGCTGTATTTTAGTAGGCGGGTCGACCATTCTTTTTTCGTCACATATGATCACTGCGCCTGTATGGATGATTATGGTTGGGTTGGGCCTTTATTTGGGTTATGTACCCTATAATGCCGTGTTTTTTGAACGGATGATAGCGTCGTTCCACTACAAAAGTAACGTTGGCTTTATTATGTATGTAGCCGATTCTGTGGGATATCTTGGCAGTGTTAGCGTGTTACTGGTGAAAGAGCTGGGCCGTCCAAATATCAGCTGGGGGCAGTTTTTTAAAGAAGGTGTAATGATAGTGGCTGTAGTAGGCTGTATATGTGGTGTATTATCGCTGCTGTATTTTTTACAAAGTGCTAAAGCTGATAAGTCAAAATTAAAAAGTCAAAATTCAAAAACCAGCGACGATTTGCTGCAAATGATTTAA
- a CDS encoding TIGR03364 family FAD-dependent oxidoreductase: protein MNKKAIVIGAGIVGLATSRALALRGYKVTVFERNERAVGASIRNFGMIWPIGQATGPMYERAMLSRSIWKTICTEAKIWHDEVGSLHLAYHDDELQVIQEYVEVNQAHRDCALLNPGEAFIKSPAINTDGLKGALWSGEEMIIESREAVGQVAAYLADKYGVEFHWNTAISRIEHPKVYSGKSTWEADEIYVCSGADFETLYPELFAQTDITKCKLQMMRLVSQPDGWRIGPSLCGGLSMIHYPGFQVAASLPALRARYQEQYATQLKWGIHVMASQNGNGELTIGDSHEYGLVHDPFDKAFINEMITGYLHTFANFKDWQLLQSWHGILPKMTNGATELIVDVEPGVTIINGLGGNGMTLSLGLCEQVIAARS from the coding sequence ATGAACAAAAAAGCAATAGTAATAGGTGCGGGCATAGTTGGCCTGGCCACTTCGCGGGCACTGGCTTTGCGTGGGTATAAAGTAACCGTATTTGAACGTAACGAGCGCGCGGTTGGTGCATCCATCCGTAATTTTGGGATGATATGGCCAATAGGGCAGGCTACCGGGCCCATGTATGAACGTGCCATGCTATCGCGCAGTATATGGAAAACCATTTGTACCGAGGCTAAAATATGGCATGATGAAGTTGGCTCCCTGCACCTGGCTTACCATGATGATGAGCTGCAGGTGATACAAGAATATGTAGAAGTCAACCAGGCACATCGTGATTGCGCGTTGCTTAACCCCGGCGAAGCATTCATAAAATCGCCGGCAATTAATACCGATGGTTTAAAAGGCGCTTTATGGAGCGGTGAAGAAATGATCATCGAATCGCGCGAAGCCGTTGGGCAGGTAGCGGCATACCTGGCCGATAAATATGGTGTTGAATTCCATTGGAATACAGCCATCAGCCGTATTGAGCATCCAAAAGTATATTCAGGAAAAAGTACCTGGGAAGCCGACGAAATTTACGTTTGCAGCGGTGCCGATTTTGAAACGCTTTACCCGGAGTTATTTGCTCAAACGGATATTACCAAATGCAAGCTGCAAATGATGCGGCTGGTGAGCCAGCCTGATGGCTGGCGCATTGGGCCATCGCTTTGTGGCGGCTTATCTATGATACACTATCCCGGCTTCCAGGTTGCTGCTTCGCTACCGGCCTTGCGCGCACGTTACCAGGAGCAATACGCTACACAGCTGAAATGGGGCATCCATGTAATGGCTTCGCAAAACGGCAATGGCGAACTAACCATCGGCGACTCGCACGAGTATGGCCTGGTGCATGATCCTTTTGATAAGGCGTTTATTAATGAAATGATAACAGGCTACTTACATACCTTTGCTAATTTTAAGGACTGGCAATTGCTGCAATCATGGCACGGAATACTACCAAAGATGACCAATGGTGCAACCGAACTTATTGTTGATGTGGAGCCGGGCGTAACCATAATTAATGGCCTTGGCGGCAACGGGATGACCCTTTCATTAGGGTTATGCGAGCAGGTGATAGCAGCCAGATCATAG